One window of Paralichthys olivaceus isolate ysfri-2021 chromosome 20, ASM2471397v2, whole genome shotgun sequence genomic DNA carries:
- the rpl14 gene encoding large ribosomal subunit protein eL14 has product MVFKRFVEIGRVAYLSFGPHAGKLVAIVDVIDQNRALVDGPCTGVKRQAMPFKCMQLTDYVIKVPHSARQKFVRRAWEKAQVNEKWEQSNWAKKIEARQKRAKMSDFDRYKVMKAKRMRNKIIKHEVKKLQKVAAKK; this is encoded by the exons ATG GTGTTTAAGCGCTTCGTCGAGATCGGCCGTGTCGCCTACCTCTCTTTCGGACCCCATGCTGGCAAGCTGGTGGCCATCGTTGATGTCATCGATCAAAATAGG GCTCTCGTTGATGGTCCCTGCACAGGGGTGAAGAGGCAAGCTATGCCCTTCAAGTGCATGCAGCTCACAGACTACGTCATCAAAGTACCTCACAG TGCCCGTCAGAAGTTTGTGAGGAGAGCCTGGGAGAAGGCCCAAGTCAACGAGAAGTGGGAACAAAGCAACTGGGCCAAGAAGATCGAGGCAAGACAGAAG agggccaAAATGTCTGACTTTGACCGCTACAAGGTGATGAAGGCCAAGAGAATG AGGAACAAGATCATCAAGCATGAGGTGAAGAAGCTCCAGAAGGTGGCAGCAAAGAAGTGA